GGTGGAGAGCCGTGTTAAGATGTACCGGCTGGCAGAGAAGCTGGCTCTGGAGAGCGCCGACACAATCTCCGATATTCACGGCGGCGGGTCTCCCGAAGCGCACCGGGTTACAATCTTCCGGGAAACCGATACGGAAGGTAAGAAACGCGCTGCCAAAAGGCTGGCCGGAATCAAAAACTGATCCAGTGGAATCTGACTAAAGTCCCATAGAAAAAGGGGCAGCTAAGGGCTGCCTCTTTCTTTGTCACATACACCCCGAAATTCGGCACTATGACACAACGTTGCGCACCAACGGATAAGACTGTCCGGTCTCGGTGTCCGGGCGGCAGACAACGCAGATGTGGGCCGTGTGCCAGAGGCGAGAGCGGAAAATAGTTCTAAAGTGAATCGAAGGACCTGCCGAAAATCTTGTATGGCATACCGCTTGGGGTTGTGTGTTGGAGGAGGACATCTCTCGATAACGTTGTGTGCTCGATGCGGTGTGATAATTCAGATTTCGAGAGGGAGGAGCTAAGATGAGACTGTTCACGGACGTGAAAATCGGCAAGAGGCTGGCCATAGGATTCGGCATCACACTTGGTTTGATGGCGATAAACGTGATGGCTGGGATATATTACCTTGGTAACATGACGGGTAAGCTTGAACATATCGTACAGGTGAACTGTGCGAAACAAAAACTGTCGCACGATATGCGTACGGCCTTCGCCGATGTGACTTATTTGACAGGAGAACTTGTAGTCACAGAAGACAACGGGGCGAGAGAACAGGTGAAAAATAAAATTAGCGAGGTGCGGGCGGCTTACAATGCGGCCATCGAGAACCTTGAGAAACTCGAGGAGAACGCGGAAGGAAAGAATCTTATCGCAAAGCTCAAACAGGAGGCTGCGAACGGCAGGGAAGCTAACAACAGCGCCATTGAACTTGCCATGGCCGGCAACATGAAGGAGGCGTCTGCGAAATATGCAGAGGCAACGAAAAGCGCGCATGCCTACCTCGACGCCGCTGATGAGGTGGTCCGTTACGAGGAAAAACGGATCCAATTGAGGGGCGAGGAAGCAAAAAGAGGCGCATTTACCGCTCGCCTTATCTTTATTGCACTTGGCGTGATCAACCTTCTCATTGGCATGTTCTTTTCTCGCGCTATAACCAAGAGTATTGCGATTCCGATCATTCGTTCTTCTTCACATATTGATCTCATGGCAAAGGGCGACTTTTCGATAATGGTTTCCGAGGGCGCTATGCAGAGAAAGGATGAAATGGGTGTTTTTGCGAGATCCATGCATGCCATGAATTCGGAACTCGGACAGATACTCAAAGAGGTCATGTCATCGGCATCGAACGTGGCGGCGGCGAGCACTCAGTTAAGCACATCGGCAGAGAAGTTGTCTAAAGGGGCCACCGAGCAGGTGGAAAGGGCTACCCAGGTTGCGACCGCATCCACCGAGATGAATCAGACCTCAGAAGATATCGCTAAGAATTCAAATCATGTTGCAGAGTCGGCGAGTGAGGCGGTAAAAGTGGCAAAAGGCGGACAGGAGGTTGTGGCCCAGGCGATCCGGGAAGTGAACATCATCGCTCAAACCGTGGAGACCGCATCGGGGTTTATGAAAGAGCTTGGAATACAGTCGGAGAAAATAGGGGATATCGTGACCGTGATCAATGAGATAGCGGACCAGACCAACCTCCTTGCCCTGAACGCGGCCATTGAGGCGGCGCGTGCCGGTGAACACGGAAGGGGATTCGCTGTCGTGGCCGACGAAGTGAGAAAGCTGGCGGAGAGAACATCTGCTTCCACAACGGAGATTGTGAACATGATAAATGCCATACGGGAAGGTATAGAAAAGACCGTAGACTCCATGGACAGGGCCAAGGACAATGTGGCCACCGGAGTCGAATTTTCTTCGCAGGCGCAGTCAGCGCTGGAAGACATCATTAAGAGCATAGACAGCTTATACAGTGGTTTCCATCAGATAGCCTCGGCCATCGAAGAGATGAATGCAACGACTGAGGAGATCACCCGCGACATTAACGATATTTCGGATGTAACCAAAGAGGCATTCCACTCCTCTGAAGAGATATTTGGGGCTGCTACCGGACTATCGGGGTCAGCAAGGAGTCTTGAAAAGGTGGTACAGGAATTCAAGGTGTGACCAGGACCGGGGTCGCACAATAAGATCAGTCCCCCGACGGGGATCGGGTCGCTACGACGCAACGGATCCCGTCGCCGGCGGTTCCCGGTTTAAAGCATCCGTTATCCGAAACACACAAGGATGGGGTGGTCTCGCCTGACTGCCAGCGCGCCACAATGCCCGGTTCGCGGATGAGTGGTCTGCAAAGCGCCACGTAATCGGCCACACCACGCGCCACCAGCCTTTCTGCCGTCTCGTACGTCCGTATGCCGCCTACCAGCACGAGCGGCATGTCAATCCTTTCTTTGTACCGGCTGGCGGCAGTTTCGTAGTAGGCTTCCGGCTCTTCGGATCCCGGCTTTCCGGGCCGGGACGGATTTCGGTTGCCCGACATAACGGTACCGCCGCTCATCTCAATCGCATCCAGTCCGTTTTCCTGAAGCAGTGCTGCCGCACGGACCATCTCTTCCACGGTGAGCCCATCGGGCAAGAAATCCTCACAATTCAGCTTAGCAAGGATGGGGAAATTCTGACCCACCGCCTGGCGTATTGCGTGAACGACCTCGAGGATAAGCCGTGTCCTGTTTTCGATGCTTCCGCCGTATGCATCCGTTCGTTTGTTGAAATAGGGCGAGAGAAACTGGCTTAAGAGATATCCATGGGCCGCATGAATCTGAACCCCGTCAAAGCCGGCCGTCTTAGCGCGAGACGCGGCGCTCGCGAATGCCTTGACCACCTTCTTGATCTCATCCTGCGTCATGGCTCGTCCGATGAGGCCGGATTTCCTTTGTACCGGCCATGCGCCTACTGGGTCAGAACCGATAAGGTGCTCGGGGGCGAGTGCCCCTGCATGGGCGAGTTGCATGACGAGTTTTCCTCCCGAATCGTGGATAGCGCCTGTCATCCGGGTAAGGCCGTGGATCAGGTCATCCGAATAGACCCCGAGTTGCCAGGGTGCCGCCTGCCCTTCTCGACTTACATAGGCGTGACCTGTAATAATAAGTCCCACGCCCCCGCGGGCCAGCTCCGAGGACATGTCGATCAACCGTCGGGTAACTGCACCGTCTTTGTCTGCCAGCCCCTCCCATGTGGCCGAACGCACGAAGCGATTAGCGACCGTCAGATGTTTGAGGGATGTCGATTCAAAGAGGCTTGACATGCCTTCTCCTCCTTTTCTTCCGTAAGAACGATGCATTTCAGAGCAATGAACCGGAAGGTCAAATCACCTTGCGCCATGGCTTCCATTTCATGGACAGAGACTCAGCAACGGCAGCATGGGTAAGGTCGCCGTTGACGAGATTGATTCCCGATGCGAGCGCGTTGTTCTCCGCTGAAGCCTTTTCTATGCCTTTTGTCGCAATGGCCTGCAGGTAGGGGAAGGTAGCGTTTGTCAATGCGAATGTCGAGGTTCGCGGTACCGCCGCGGGAATGTTGGGCACGGCATAGTGAAGAACGCCGTACAGGGAATAAACAGGCTCACTATGGGTAGTGGGCCGTATTGTTTCGATGCATCCCCCCTGGTCTACAGAGACATCGATGATCACCGCGCCTGGTTTCATGCGGGAGACCATCTGTTCGGTGACCAGCATGGGTGCCCGCGCGCCGGCGATGAGCACGGCCCCTATGAGGACGTCGGCGTATACAATGGCCTTCTGAATGGCATAGGGGGTGGAATAGATGGTAGTGATATTACCGTGCATAACATCATCGACGTACTTCAGTCTTTCATGAGAGATGTCGAAGACGGTGACGTGAGCACCAAGGCCGGCAGCTATTTTGGCTGCATTGAGTCCCACGATACCGCAACCGAGGATGATTACCTCGGCAGGAGGCACCCCCGGCACCCCGCTTAAGAGTATGCCGCGTCCCTTATAGTCGGTTTCGAGGAAACGCATCGCGACCTGGACGGACATGCGTCCGGCCACCTCGCTCATAGGTACGAGGAGCGGTAGTCTTCCTTCGCCGTCCTCAACCGTTTCGTAAGCGATTGCGATAATTCTTCTGTCAAGGAGGGCCCTGGTCAGGGACTCGGAAGACGCAAGATGGAGGTAGGTGAACAGGATTTGGCCCGGTCTCAAAAGGGGCCATTCTCTTTCGAGGGGTTCTTTGACCTTTACGATGAGATCCGATTGATCGAACGTTTGCTTGCTTGAAGATAGAATTTGCGCCCCTTCGCGGGCATAGTCATCGTCGGTAAGGCCGCTAGCCTCACCTGCACCCTTTTCGATGAGAACCGTATGTCCCTGCCCCACAAGGGCATGAGCGCCGGCGGGGGTCAGGGCAACCCTGTTTTCTCCCTCCTTGATTTCCTTGGGCACGCCGATGATCATGGAAACTCCTCACGCAATGAAAAAGAGATGGCGAAAAAGACGCCCTTATGATCCTTCACACAAAAGATAAGCATTCGCTGTCCTTTCTGCCGCTCGGACCGTTTTTTTTAGTAGTCTTCTTCTTTGAACTCTCGCGTGATGAGGTCCTTCAGGGAGGCCTGGATATCTTTTCCCTCGTATAGGATGTGAAAAAGCTCCTCTGCAATGGGCATTTCAATGCCCATTTTTTTTGACAGGTTATAGGTGGCGTTGACGGTGTAATAACCTTCTACTACGCTTCTCTGACTTTCGATAATATCCTGCGCCGCCCTTCCTTTCGTAAGCTCAAGGCCGAAGGAACGGTTTCTGCTCAAGTTGCCGTAACATGTGAGAATCAAGTCGCCGATGCCTGACAGACCCATGAAGGTCGGCTCTTTCGCGCCCAAAGCCTTTCCCAGCCTCTTCATTTCCGCAAGGGCGCGCGTGACGAAGGCCGCCTGCGTGTTTGTCCCGAAACGCAGGCCTTCGATAATGCCCGCGCCTATGGCCATGACGTTTTTGAGAGCGCCGCCGAGCTCCACCCCTTTGATATCCTCAGTGGTGTAAACCCTGAAGTTCTCGTTGTGGATCAGTTGCTGAAAATAGCGCGCCAGTTCCTTGTCACTGGATGCCACCACAGTGGCGGTAAAAGAGCCTTCCGCCACTTCTTTTGCGAAAGAAGGACCCGACAAAACGGCGATGCGTTCCGGGCCGCATCCGAGCACCTGTTGGACAACTTCACTCATGTTG
The sequence above is drawn from the Syntrophorhabdaceae bacterium genome and encodes:
- a CDS encoding 4-hydroxyphenylacetate 3-hydroxylase C-terminal domain-containing protein; amino-acid sequence: VESRVKMYRLAEKLALESADTISDIHGGGSPEAHRVTIFRETDTEGKKRAAKRLAGIKN
- a CDS encoding methyl-accepting chemotaxis protein, which codes for MRLFTDVKIGKRLAIGFGITLGLMAINVMAGIYYLGNMTGKLEHIVQVNCAKQKLSHDMRTAFADVTYLTGELVVTEDNGAREQVKNKISEVRAAYNAAIENLEKLEENAEGKNLIAKLKQEAANGREANNSAIELAMAGNMKEASAKYAEATKSAHAYLDAADEVVRYEEKRIQLRGEEAKRGAFTARLIFIALGVINLLIGMFFSRAITKSIAIPIIRSSSHIDLMAKGDFSIMVSEGAMQRKDEMGVFARSMHAMNSELGQILKEVMSSASNVAAASTQLSTSAEKLSKGATEQVERATQVATASTEMNQTSEDIAKNSNHVAESASEAVKVAKGGQEVVAQAIREVNIIAQTVETASGFMKELGIQSEKIGDIVTVINEIADQTNLLALNAAIEAARAGEHGRGFAVVADEVRKLAERTSASTTEIVNMINAIREGIEKTVDSMDRAKDNVATGVEFSSQAQSALEDIIKSIDSLYSGFHQIASAIEEMNATTEEITRDINDISDVTKEAFHSSEEIFGAATGLSGSARSLEKVVQEFKV
- a CDS encoding NADH:flavin oxidoreductase, giving the protein MSSLFESTSLKHLTVANRFVRSATWEGLADKDGAVTRRLIDMSSELARGGVGLIITGHAYVSREGQAAPWQLGVYSDDLIHGLTRMTGAIHDSGGKLVMQLAHAGALAPEHLIGSDPVGAWPVQRKSGLIGRAMTQDEIKKVVKAFASAASRAKTAGFDGVQIHAAHGYLLSQFLSPYFNKRTDAYGGSIENRTRLILEVVHAIRQAVGQNFPILAKLNCEDFLPDGLTVEEMVRAAALLQENGLDAIEMSGGTVMSGNRNPSRPGKPGSEEPEAYYETAASRYKERIDMPLVLVGGIRTYETAERLVARGVADYVALCRPLIREPGIVARWQSGETTPSLCVSDNGCFKPGTAGDGIRCVVATRSPSGD
- the ald gene encoding alanine dehydrogenase, with the translated sequence MIIGVPKEIKEGENRVALTPAGAHALVGQGHTVLIEKGAGEASGLTDDDYAREGAQILSSSKQTFDQSDLIVKVKEPLEREWPLLRPGQILFTYLHLASSESLTRALLDRRIIAIAYETVEDGEGRLPLLVPMSEVAGRMSVQVAMRFLETDYKGRGILLSGVPGVPPAEVIILGCGIVGLNAAKIAAGLGAHVTVFDISHERLKYVDDVMHGNITTIYSTPYAIQKAIVYADVLIGAVLIAGARAPMLVTEQMVSRMKPGAVIIDVSVDQGGCIETIRPTTHSEPVYSLYGVLHYAVPNIPAAVPRTSTFALTNATFPYLQAIATKGIEKASAENNALASGINLVNGDLTHAAVAESLSMKWKPWRKVI
- a CDS encoding NAD(P)H-dependent glycerol-3-phosphate dehydrogenase, which produces MSIAVIGAGAWGTSFAIHLVRTGRNALLWAYEQELPAILRQKRENTYYLPGYALPDALEFTDGLKDAVMQGDDIIITVPSFALRATVRQIAPEMRSKRILILTKGIETDTFLNMSEVVQQVLGCGPERIAVLSGPSFAKEVAEGSFTATVVASSDKELARYFQQLIHNENFRVYTTEDIKGVELGGALKNVMAIGAGIIEGLRFGTNTQAAFVTRALAEMKRLGKALGAKEPTFMGLSGIGDLILTCYGNLSRNRSFGLELTKGRAAQDIIESQRSVVEGYYTVNATYNLSKKMGIEMPIAEELFHILYEGKDIQASLKDLITREFKEEDY